In Scophthalmus maximus strain ysfricsl-2021 chromosome 21, ASM2237912v1, whole genome shotgun sequence, one genomic interval encodes:
- the tagln3b gene encoding transgelin-3b isoform X2, with protein sequence MANRGPSYGLSREVQEKIDQKYDPDLEQRLVDWIVAQCGGNLERPQAGKENFQKWLMDGTILCRLINSLYPRGKEPVKKIPETQMAFKQMEKISQFLQAAEAYGVTTTDIFQTVDLWEGKDMAAVQRTLMALGSVAVTKEDGHYRGDRDWFHRKAQAYRREFSQEQLRQGQSLIGLQMGSNRGASQAGMTGYGMHRQIM encoded by the exons ATGGCGAACAGGGGGCCCAGCTACGGCCTGAGCCGAGAGGTGCAGGAGAAGATCGACCAGAAGTACGACCCGGACCTGGAGCAGAGGCTGGTGGACTGGATCGTGGCCCAGTGCGGAGGAAACCTGGAGAGGCCCCAGGCGGGCAAAGAGAACTTCCAGAAGTGGCTGATGGACGGGACA ATCCTCTGTAGGCTCATCAACAGCCTTTATCCGAGGGGGAAGGAACCTGTCAAGAAGATCCCAGAGACTCAAATGGCCTtcaaacaaatggaaaagatCTCTCAGTTCCTGCAAGCAGCAGAAGCGTATGGAGTGACAACCACCGACATCTTTCAAACTGTGGACCTCtgggaag GAAAGGACATGGCAGCTGTGCAAAGGACCCTCATGGCTCTAGGGAGTGTGGCCGTCACTAAGGAGGATGGTCATTACAGAGGCGACCGAGACTGGTTCCACAG GAAAGCCCAGGCGTATCGACGAGAGTTCTCCCAGGAGCAGCTGCGCCAGGGCCAGAGTCTGATTGGCCTGCAGATGGGTAGCAACCGCGGAGCTTCCCAAGCTGGTATGACGGGCTACGGTATGCACCGCCAGATCATGTAG
- the tagln3b gene encoding transgelin-3b isoform X1: MLQRRSILLLSPAELSGIITQTVVPDGSDRSPLPQLLHTDVFARAAMANRGPSYGLSREVQEKIDQKYDPDLEQRLVDWIVAQCGGNLERPQAGKENFQKWLMDGTILCRLINSLYPRGKEPVKKIPETQMAFKQMEKISQFLQAAEAYGVTTTDIFQTVDLWEGKDMAAVQRTLMALGSVAVTKEDGHYRGDRDWFHRKAQAYRREFSQEQLRQGQSLIGLQMGSNRGASQAGMTGYGMHRQIM, from the exons ATGCTCCAGCGgcgcagcatcctcctcctcagccctgCCGAGCTCAGCGGAATCATCACTCAGACTGTGGTGCCGGACGGATCTGACCGCTCTCCGCTCCCCC AGCTACTACACACCGACGTGTTTGCGAGAGCTGCCATGGCGAACAGGGGGCCCAGCTACGGCCTGAGCCGAGAGGTGCAGGAGAAGATCGACCAGAAGTACGACCCGGACCTGGAGCAGAGGCTGGTGGACTGGATCGTGGCCCAGTGCGGAGGAAACCTGGAGAGGCCCCAGGCGGGCAAAGAGAACTTCCAGAAGTGGCTGATGGACGGGACA ATCCTCTGTAGGCTCATCAACAGCCTTTATCCGAGGGGGAAGGAACCTGTCAAGAAGATCCCAGAGACTCAAATGGCCTtcaaacaaatggaaaagatCTCTCAGTTCCTGCAAGCAGCAGAAGCGTATGGAGTGACAACCACCGACATCTTTCAAACTGTGGACCTCtgggaag GAAAGGACATGGCAGCTGTGCAAAGGACCCTCATGGCTCTAGGGAGTGTGGCCGTCACTAAGGAGGATGGTCATTACAGAGGCGACCGAGACTGGTTCCACAG GAAAGCCCAGGCGTATCGACGAGAGTTCTCCCAGGAGCAGCTGCGCCAGGGCCAGAGTCTGATTGGCCTGCAGATGGGTAGCAACCGCGGAGCTTCCCAAGCTGGTATGACGGGCTACGGTATGCACCGCCAGATCATGTAG
- the c1qtnf9 gene encoding complement C1q and tumor necrosis factor-related protein 9A yields the protein MRFTVALLLLLLVVRGVAQEEAQTKGCVCGYPGIPGDPGHNGTPGRDGRDGIRGEKGDKGELGLTGPAGNNGHRGDKGEPGGIGPAGLKGKRGDNGERGPPGKMGPQGVQGPIGLKGNKGELGLPGPQGPKGDLGPTGPEGQKGEFGLQGDRGIQGPLGPPGRPGPKGEIGVPGHKGSIGYRGDRGARGERGDKGEKGDAHVISKSAFSVGLTALTKLPVANAPIRFDKIIYNQQNHYDPQTGRFTCSAAGAYYFAYHITVFSRNVKVVLVKNGAKIIHTTDNYQSSEDQAAGGAVLHLEVGDKVWLQVAGGELFNGLFADEDDDTTFSGFLIFTA from the exons ATGAGGTTCACGGTTGCTCTTTTGCTCCTACTGTTGGTGGTCAGGGGAGTTGCACAGGAAGAAGCCCAAACTAAAGGCTGCGTTTGCGGATACCCTGGAATACCAGGGGACCCCGGGCACAATGGCACACCCGGCAGAGATGGGCGAGACGGAATTAGAGGTGAAAAAGGTGATAAAG GTGAACTTGGCCTCACTGGTCCAGCAGGCAACAATGGCCACAGGGGAGACAAAGGGGAACCTG GTGGCATTGGCCCAGCAGGGCTTAAAGGAAAAAGGGGAGATAATGGAGAGCGGGGCCCCCCTGGGAAAATGGGGCCCCAAGGAGTCCAAGGACCCATAGGCCTGAAGGGAAATAAAGGAGAGCTTGGGCTGCCTGGACCTCAAGGGCCTAAGGGTGATTTGGGACCTACTGGACCAGAGGGACAAAAGGGGGAATTTGGTCTTCAAGGTGACAGAGGCATCCAGGGACCACTGGGACCCCCTGGCAGGCCAGGCCCTAAGGGGGAGATTGGTGTTCCTGGTCACAAAGGCAGCATTGGTTATCGTGGGGACAGGGGGGCTCGAGGAGAGAGGGGTGATAAGGGCGAGAAGGGAGACGCACATGTTATCTCCAAAAGCGCCTTCTCCGTGGGACTCACAGCACTAACCAAACTCCCGGTGGCCAACGCACCGATCCGGTTCGACAAGATCATCTACAACCAACAGAACCACTACGATCCACAGACGGGACGGTTCACGTGCTCCGCGGCGGGCGCGTACTACTTCGCCTACCACATCACTGTCTTCTCCAGAAATGTGAAGGTGGTCCTCGTGAAGAACGGGGCGAAGATCATCCACACCACAGACAACTACCAGAGCAGCGAGGACCAGGCAGCGGGGGGCGCCGTGCTGCACCTGGAGGTGGGGGACAAGGTGTGGCTGCAGGTGGCCGGAGGGGAGCTGTTCAACGGGCTGTTtgctgatgaggatgatgacacTACCTTCTCTGGATTCTTAATCTTTACAGCTTGA